From Toxorhynchites rutilus septentrionalis strain SRP chromosome 2, ASM2978413v1, whole genome shotgun sequence, a single genomic window includes:
- the LOC129768260 gene encoding SAGA-associated factor 29 — protein sequence MPLTAEQAMLQVQDRLRSLKSLICDIEAERRRNEPNIANTIRLAKMSSDDKSSSLNHKLKTLYKISIQDAIQEENMIRQALAKIQDIRNIRNERRIQARNAGNKETIRRGALMKMLQISAQTLPLFVSKPGEKIPPLCGSIPADNNYVAKPGDMVAALVKGLEDEENWILAEVVQYISSANKYEVDDIDEEQKDRHILSKRRIVPLPLMRANPETDGQALFPKGTTVMALYPQTTCFYKAVINQLPQTANEEYEVLFEDPTYADGYSPPLFVAQRYVIAIKQSKKISGSS from the exons ATGCCTCTAACAGCAGAACAGGCTATGCTACAAGTGCAG GACCGACTCCGTTCGCTAAAATCTCTGATATGTGACATTGAGGCGGAACGCCGAAGAAATGAACCGAATATCGCCAATACGATTCGGCTGGCGAAAATGTCTTCGGACGATAAATCGTCTTCGTTGAATCATAAGCTGAAGACTTTATACAAAATCAGTATCCAGGACGCCATTCAAGAGGAAAACATGATTCGCCAGGCTTTGGCAAAGATCCAGGATATCCGAAACATCCGCAATGAACGGAGAATTCAAGCAAGAAATGCTGGCAATAAGGAAACTATTAGAAGAGGTGCCTTGATGAAGATGCTACAGATTTCGGCCCAGACATTACCACTATTTGTGAGCAAGCCCGGGGAGAAAATACCTCCGTTATGTGGAAGTATTCCCGCTGACAACAACTATGTCGCCAAACCGGGTGATATGGTTGCTGCTCTGGTCAAAGGCCTGGAGGATGAAGAGAACTGGATTCTGGCGGAAGTAGTTCAGTACATTTCATCAGCTAATAAGTATGAAGTCGATGATATAGACGAAGAGCAAAAGGATCGACACATTCTGAGCAAACGCCGTATTGTACCTCTGCCATTAATGAGAGCGAACCCTGAAACCGACGGTCAAGCGCTGTTTCCCAAGGGAACTACCGTTATGGCTTTGTATCCCCAAACTACTTGCTTCTACAAAGCAGTAATAAATCAACTCCCACAAACGGCAAACGAGGAATATGAGGTTCTTTTCGAAGATCCCACTTATGCGGATGGTTACTCTCCACCACTATTCGTTGCTCAGCGATATGTCATTGCCATCAAGCAAAGCAAAAAAATCAGTGGAAGCTCCTGA
- the LOC129769395 gene encoding uncharacterized protein LOC129769395, with protein MRQMFNIIKNGTSNAESRANISAFDVNIRVSVLSIALHGSFLAYLISSGETYSVNLCRTPYVTIFLVLIEALKHIYLRRRYEIDGATKPLVSGVNRFESASRTSNNQTKWLPLVKKVGLCCSVLISSMLFYAFVSIVLGAPYYQNMETLSLAAVLTISTVLPIVLFIGSTNTYKLLFSETIELRTPLAQSYLDLLKDNCIGVILGAWAASVVAPLDWDRPWQVYPVPNVVGAILGALGTNVFRFFRMVCFGFHERIDGKNNV; from the exons ATGCGGCAAATGTTCAATATTATCAA GAACGGCACTTCGAATGCTGAGTCAAGAGCAAACATATCCGCGTTTGATGTAAACATAAGAGTGAGTGTTTTGTCAATAGCGCTCCATGGATCCTTTCTTGCGTATCTTATTTCATCTGGCGAGACGTATAGCGTTAACTTGTGCCGAACTCCGTACGTGACCATATTCCTAGTGCTTATTGAAGCACTGAAGCATATCTACTTACGCAGGAGATATGAAATAGATGGCGCAACGAAACCACTAGTTAGCGGCGTAAACCGATTTGAATCTGCATCGAGGACCAGCAATAATCAGACGAAATGGCTTCCGTTGGTGAAGAAAGTTGGCCTATGCTGCTCTGTTCTAATATCATCGATGCTTTTCTATGCATTTGTTAGCATTGTTCTAGGGGCACCTTACTATCAAAACATGGAAACGTTGTCCCTTGCGGCAGTATTGACCATATCGACGGTTTTACCCATTGTGCTCTTTATTGGATCTACGAATACCTACAAGTTGTTGTTCTCAGAGACAATTGAACTGCGGACTCCTCTGGCGCAATCCTATCTGGATCTTTTGAAAGACAACTGCATTGGAGTAATTTTGGGTGCATGGGCAGCTTCAGTCGTGGCTCCTCTAGACTGGGATCGTCCTTGGCAGGTATATCCTGTACCGAATGTCGTGGGCGCAATACTAGGTGCGCTGGGAACTAATGTTTTCAGGTTTTTCCGGATGGTTTGCTTTGGATTCCACGAGAGAATCGATGGGAAGAATAATGTGTGA
- the LOC129765396 gene encoding polyadenylate-binding protein 2: MADESLLNDSNIGNLVSNDDDSELIIEDDYLKSAEMQIDPELEAIKARVKEMEEEAEKLKQLQSEVTKQMTLGSPTGATPILTAEEKAEIDNRSIYVGNVDYGATAEELEAHFHGCGTINRVTILCNKADGHPKGFAYIEFGSKEFVETALAMNETLFRGRQIKVNPKRTNRPGMCTTNRFPRGLRGRTSRISRACCYGAHRGTRRPARGYRGRATFYAPY; the protein is encoded by the exons atggcAGATGAAAGCCTCCTCAATGATTCTAATATTGGAAACCTTGTTTCGAACGATGATGACTCGGAGTTAataatagag GATGACTACCTCAAGAGCGCAGAGATGCAGATTGATCCGGAACTGGAAGCGATTAAGGCCCGTGTAAAGGAAATGGAAGAAGAGGCTGAAAAACTGAAACAGCTGCAATCGGAAGTTACTAAGCAGATGACGCTGGGTTCCCCTACAGGAGCAACGCCTATTCTTACGGCCGAGGAGAAAGCAGAAATTGATAATCGCTCCATATATGTTGGAAATGTAGACTACGGCGCAACGGCCGAAGAGTTAGAGGCTCATTTTCATGGCTGCGGTACTATTAATCGTGTAACAATCCTTTGCAACAAAGCAGACGGTCACCCGAAGGGCTTTGCCTACATTGAGTTTGGCTCTAAAGAGTTTGTTGAGACTGCACTGGCAATGAACGAAACTCTTTTCCGGGGGCGACAAATCAAGGTGAACCCAAAACGTACCAATCGCCCAGGAATGTGTACCACCAATCGATTCCCTCGTGGATTACGAGGGCGGACATCGAGAATCTCACGTGCGTGTTGCTACGGAGCGCATCGTGGAACGCGAAGACCAGC TCGTGGATATCGAGGAAGAGCGACGTTCTACGCGCCCTATTAG